One stretch of Nicotiana tabacum cultivar K326 chromosome 18, ASM71507v2, whole genome shotgun sequence DNA includes these proteins:
- the LOC107830483 gene encoding phospholipase A1-Igamma3, chloroplastic-like: MCGNKKKASGTSPYNKLILYDNKHNSRKIRFQILMASFQLSLTNPKHKRNHTFREVFPLYCKTFKAKNLSFSSKITSPKLSSDLSLRPSSPSILAPKNTTIQQYEEEKKPLYEMWREIQGLKNWEGLLDPMNSNLRKEIIRYGEFAQSCYDSFDYDPHSKYCGTCKYQPSHFFEKLNMVKKGYEMRRYLYATSNINLPNFFQKSKDSMVWSQHANWMGYVAVATDPVEIKRLGRRDIVVAWRGTVTYLEWLHDLKDILHPAHFRDDPNIKIESGFFDLYTQKENSCHYCSFSAREQILAEINRLIEKYEGEEVSITITGHSLGAALALLSAYDIAEMKLNILHNGKSIIKRIPITVFSFAGPRVGNLKFKQRCEELGIRVLRVINVHDRVPTVPGIITNEKFQFQKQLEEIVSFPWSYAHVGVELALDHHHSPFLKPNNDLGCAHNLEAHLHLVDGYHGKDRAFCSATGRDITLVNKDSSFLKEDYGVPPLWWQDENKGMVRTPDGRWVLPERPIIEAHPPDTAHHFQQVLKLARARLHLP; the protein is encoded by the coding sequence ATGTGTGGAAATAAAAAGAAAGCCTCTGGTACTTCTCCTTAtaacaagcttattttatatgaTAACAAACACAACTCAAGAAAAATAAGATTCCAAATTCTCATGGCTTCCTTTCAATTATCTCTCACCAATCCCAAACACAAAAGAAACCATACTTTTCGAGAAGTTTTTCCATTATATTGTAAGACATTCAAAGCTAAAAACCTCTCTTTCTCAAGCAAAATAACTTCACCAAAATTGTCTAGCGATCTTTCTTTGAGACCTTCATCTCCTTCTATTTTAGCACCTAAGAATACTACAATCCAACAATACGAAGAAGAGAAAAAACCCCTTTATGAAATGTGGAGAGAAATCCAAGGGTTGAAAAATTGGGAAGGTTTACTTGACCCTATGAACTCTAATCTAAGAAAAGAAATCATTAGGTATGGTGAATTTGCACAATCTTGTTATGACTCATTTGACTATGATCCTCACTCTAAGTATTGTGGTACTTGCAAATATCAACCATCACATTTCTTTGAGAAGCTCAACATGGTGAAAAAAGGGTATGAAATGAGGAGATATTTGTATGCAACTTCAAATATTAATTTGCCAAATTTCTTTCAAAAGTCGAAAGATAGTATGGTTTGGAGTCAACACGCGAATTGGATGGGATATGTAGCCGTAGCCACAGATCCCGTAGAAATTAAGCGCCTAGGGCGTCGTGACATTGTTGTTGCATGGCGTGGCACGGTCACGTACCTAGAATGGCTCCATGACCTCAAGGATATTTTGCACCCGGCTCATTTTCGTGATGATCCTAACATCAAGATCGAGTCAGGGTTCTTCGATTTGTACACTCAGAAAGAAAATAGTTGTCACTATTGTTCATTTTCGGCTCGTGAACAAATCTTAGCTGAGATTAATCGATTAATCGAAAAGTATGAAGGTGAAGAGGTGAGTATTACAATTACAGGGCATAGTCTTGGTGCAGCATTGGCTTTGTTAAGTGCTTATGATATAGCTGAGATGAAGTTGAACATTTTACATAATGGTAAGTCTATAATTAAAAGAATTCCAATTACTGTTTTTTCATTTGCTGGCCCTAGGGTTggaaatcttaaatttaaacaaAGATGTGAAGAGCTAGGAATTAGGGTTTTGAGAGTGATAAATGTGCATGATAGAGTGCCAACTGTGCCTGGAATTATTACAAATGAGAAATTTCAATTCCAAAAACAATTGGAAGAGATTGTTTCATTTCCTTGGAGTTATGCTCATGTTGGGGTGGAATTAGCATTGGACCATCATCATTCTCCTTTTCTAAAGCCCAATAATGATTTGGGCTGTGCACATAATCTTGAGGCCCATTTACACCTCGTCGATGGCTACCACGGGAAGGACCGCGCGTTTTGCTCCGCCACGGGGAGGGATATCACGCTTGTCAACAAGGATTCTAGTTTCTTGAAGGAGGACTATGGCGTGCCGCCGTTGTGGTGGCAAGATGAGAACAAAGGCATGGTGAGGACTCCCGACGGACGGTGGGTGTTGCCGGAGAGGCCCATAATTGAGGCCCATCCACCAGATACGGCCCATCATTTTCAGCAAGTCCTAAAACTTGCTAGGGCTAGATTACATTTACCATAG